TGAAGAGCATCTCGTTATGGTCCGGCGACAACGGATGCTGGGCATTGAGCACGGCGTCGATCTGCAGGTAGTCGCCGTACGTCATGTCCTTGCTGAAGTCGAGCTTGGCCCCCTCGGAGACGACGATCATCTCCCCCTCGTCGACCCCCATGCCGTCGTACGCGCTACCGTCGCCCTGCGACGACGCCGGTGCGTCGTTGGTGGCGGAACCGTCCTGGCCCTGCGCGTCGTCGCTTCCGTGATTGAACGGACAGGTCATGTGACCGCTGCCTTGTGGTGGAATCGTGCCTCGCGCCACTCGCCGCTCTCGAGCACCTGCCGCAGGTGCTCCACCGCATCCCACACGTCGACGAAGCGCGTGTACAACGGAGTGAAGCCGAACCGCAGGATGTCCGGCGCCCGGAAGTCGCCGATCACCCCGCGCGCGATGAGCGCCTGCATGATCGCGTAGCCGCCCTCGGTGCGCGCGAACGACACCTGGCTCCCGCGCGCCTCCTCCTCGCGCGGCGTGACGAGCGCCAGCCCGTGCCCGGCACACCGCGCCTCGACGAGCGACAGGAACCACGTCGTCAGCTGCAGCGACTTGGCCCGCAGCGCCACCATGCCACCGAACGGCTCGGCGGCCATCACGGTGTCGAGCCCGCAGTCGAGCGCAGTGAGCGACAGAACCGGCGGCGTGCCACAGGCAAAACGGGCGATGCCGGCCGCCGGGCGATAGTCCGGCGTAAACTCGAACGGCGCCGCGTGGCCGAACCAACCGGAGAGCGGCTGCCAGAGGTTCTCGCGCTCCATCCGGTGGAGATGCCGCCGATGCACCCACAGGAAGGCCGGCGCCCCCGGCCCACCGTTCAGGTACTTGTAGCCGCACCCCACGGCAAAGTCGGCGTCGGCGCCGTTGAGGTCGACCGGCACCGCCCCCGCCGAGTGGGCGAGATCCCAGATGGTGAGCGCGCCGCACGCATGGGCCGCTCGCGTGACGCCCGCCATGTCGTGCATGCGCCCGGTGCGGTAGTTCACGTGCGTCAGCATCAGCACCGCCAACCGCTCGTCCAGGTGCGCTGCGATCTCGTCCGGGTCCACCAGCTGCAAGGTGAAGCTGTGCTGCTGGCACAGGCTCTGGGCGATATACAGGTCGGTCGGGAAATTCGACCGCTCCGACACCACCACTCGGCGCCCTGCATCGCCCGACGCACGCACCAGCGCCATCGCGCTGCTCAGCACCTTGTACAGGTTGGCCGAGGTCGAGTCCCCCACCAGCGTCTCGTCAGCGGCGGCGCCGATGAGGCGGGCGATTTTCGCGGCGACGCGCTGCGGGAGCGTCACCCATCCGGCCGTGTTCCAGCTTCGAATGAGCCCCGTCCCCCATTCCCCCGTCACCGCCTCCTGCACCCGCGCTGCCGTCGCCACCGGGAGGGCGCCGAGCGAGTTGCCGTCGAGGTAGATGACGCCGTCGGGGAGCGTGAACTGCCGCTGCAACGGGGCCAACGGGTCGCGCGCATCGAGGGCGAGGGCCTGCAAACGGTCGTTCATGTCGTAGGGCGCCAGTGGGTCATGGCGTGGGGCGCCAGTGAGGGGCGAGGGGACCGCAGCGGACGGAAATGCGCGCCACGGCGAATTGGGGTCGCCGACGTGGCGTCAGAGTCATCGAGAATCCGGTTCGTCGGCTCTGACGCCAGCTCTGACCCCAGCTCTGACCCCAGCTCTGACCCCAGCTCTGACCCCAATTCGCCAACGCGCCCCCGGAACGTAATCGCATCGCTCGACTTCGTCTCGCTAGAATTCCGCGCTGCAACTCCCCGCACGCCGCCGCTGCACCGCCCCGCCGCCCCCCTCATCGCCCCCGCCGTTCATGTCGAACCCCCTCGAACTCGGCCTCGAAACCTTCGGCGACGTCACCCGCAACGCCGCCGGCCAGCTGGTGGCGCACCCGCAGGTCATCCGCGACGTGATCGACGAAGCGGTCCTCGCCGACCAGGTCGGGGTCGACTTCTTCGGCATCGGCGAGCACCACCGCGACGACTTCGCCGTCTCGTCCCCCGAGATGGTCCTCGCCACCATCGCCGGCCGCACCTCGCGCATCCGCCTGGGCTCCGCCGTCACCGTGCTCAGCTCCGACGACCCGGTGCGCGTCTTCCAGCGCTTCTCCACCCTCGACGCCGCCTCCAACGGCCGGGCCGAGATCATCCTCGGGCGCGGCTCGTTCACCGAGTCGTTCCCGCTCTTCGGCTTCCCGCTCGACCAGTACCAGCTGCTCTTCGAGGAACGACTCGATCTCTTCGCGGCGCTCCTCGAATCGGATCGCACCAGCATGCCCGTGCACTGGCGCGGCAAGACGCGCGCACCGCTCACGGGGCTTCGCGTCTACCCAACCACCGCCGGCGGGACGATCAAGACGTGGATCGGCGTGGGCGGAAGCCCCGAGTCGGTGGTGCGCGCGGCCAAGTATCGTTTGCCGCTCATCCTCGCGATCATCGGTGGCTCGCCGCTCCGCTTCGCGCCGTATGTCGACCTGTATCACCGCGCGCTCGCCGACTTCGGCGTGGCGTCGCTCCCCATCGGCGTGCACTCGCACGGCCACGTCGCCGAGACCGATGCACAGGCGCGCGCCGAGCTCTGGCAGCCGTGGCGCGAGATGCGCGACCGCATCGGCGGCGAGCGCGGGTGGCCCCCGACCAGCCGTGCCGACTTCGAGCGCGAGGCCGAGGAGGGCTCGCTCTACGTCGGCGCCCCCGACACCGTCGCACGCCGCATCGCGTCGACCGTGCAGGCGCTGGGGCTGTCGCGCTTCGACATCAAGTACAGCGCCGGCGCCCTCGCGCACGACATCCTCATGCGCAGCATCGAGCTGTTTGGGCGCGAAGTGATGCCGCGCGTGCGGACGATCCTCGCGGAGGCGCGCACCACCGAGTAGTCGGCGAGCGGGCGCGCTTCGCCAGCTCCTGCCCGTTGTAGTCCCCGCCCCTCCCACTCTGCCCCGAGCCGTCTACGGCACGTCACCGCCGGCGAGACGCGCGACGGGCGTCTTGCTGCATGCTCGCCGGGCGGCAGATTGCACCCGGATCGACGACCGCTCTCTCGCACCAGGCCGCCCGATGTCGAGTACACTCCCTCCAACGCCCGCCGCGCGGTCCCGTTCCGGTGCGCTCTTCGAGGAGGCGCGCGCCGTCCTCCCGTCGGGGTACACGCGACACCTGGCCGTCACCAAGCCGCACCCCACCTACGCCGACTACGGCTCGGGGTGCCGCGTGGTCACGATCGACGGCCAGGTCATGATCGACTACATCAACAACTTCACCGCGATCATCCACGGCCACGGGAAGCGGGAGATCCTGGACACAATCAACACCCAGGCCAGCCGGCTCATGTCGACCATCCTCCCCACCGAGTGGGAAGTGCGGCTGGCGGAGCTGCTGGTCGATCGTATACCCGGGGTGGAGCGGGTGCGGTTTGCCAACAGCGGCACCGAAGCGGTGATGATCGCCATCAAGGCGGCGCGCGCTTACACGCAGCGCACCAAGGTCGCCAAGATGGAAGGCGGCTATCACGGACAGTTCGACCTCATCGAAGCCTCGTTCCAGCCGCGCCCCGACCTGTGGGGGCCGGTGGACCGGCCCACCGT
This genomic interval from Gemmatimonadota bacterium contains the following:
- the kynU gene encoding kynureninase; protein product: MNDRLQALALDARDPLAPLQRQFTLPDGVIYLDGNSLGALPVATAARVQEAVTGEWGTGLIRSWNTAGWVTLPQRVAAKIARLIGAAADETLVGDSTSANLYKVLSSAMALVRASGDAGRRVVVSERSNFPTDLYIAQSLCQQHSFTLQLVDPDEIAAHLDERLAVLMLTHVNYRTGRMHDMAGVTRAAHACGALTIWDLAHSAGAVPVDLNGADADFAVGCGYKYLNGGPGAPAFLWVHRRHLHRMERENLWQPLSGWFGHAAPFEFTPDYRPAAGIARFACGTPPVLSLTALDCGLDTVMAAEPFGGMVALRAKSLQLTTWFLSLVEARCAGHGLALVTPREEEARGSQVSFARTEGGYAIMQALIARGVIGDFRAPDILRFGFTPLYTRFVDVWDAVEHLRQVLESGEWREARFHHKAAVT
- a CDS encoding LLM class flavin-dependent oxidoreductase, with the protein product MSNPLELGLETFGDVTRNAAGQLVAHPQVIRDVIDEAVLADQVGVDFFGIGEHHRDDFAVSSPEMVLATIAGRTSRIRLGSAVTVLSSDDPVRVFQRFSTLDAASNGRAEIILGRGSFTESFPLFGFPLDQYQLLFEERLDLFAALLESDRTSMPVHWRGKTRAPLTGLRVYPTTAGGTIKTWIGVGGSPESVVRAAKYRLPLILAIIGGSPLRFAPYVDLYHRALADFGVASLPIGVHSHGHVAETDAQARAELWQPWREMRDRIGGERGWPPTSRADFEREAEEGSLYVGAPDTVARRIASTVQALGLSRFDIKYSAGALAHDILMRSIELFGREVMPRVRTILAEARTTE